Sequence from the Methanococcoides methylutens genome:
AAGGGTTCAAACAGGCATTTCTTTGTTCGGGATACTGCTTTATCCACAGCTTCGACTACATACCAGTCCATATGTCTATATATCGCAAGATCGCATAAGTAGTTTATGATGTAATGTCTATTCTTTTACTATCGTAACATATATATTACACATTTACAATATCTATTAATTACTGGAAATAGCAAAAATAAGGTATTGAAATGGAAACTGCAAAGAAAGAATTTCAGAATCTTGTATACCAGAGCATGAAGTCCTACGGACTTGATGATCTATCCTCTAAGTTACTTGCAGCACTTTATTCCGCACCTGATCCACTTACCCTTGATGACCTTTCTAAAACTACCGGGTATAGTTTTTCAGCGGTTAGCGCGGCAATGAAACTACTTACCGGAGTAAAATTGGTGGAGAAATCAAAGCTTTCCGGTTCCAAGAAATTGTACTTCTCGATTCAGCGGGATATGCTGACACTGAGCATCAATGCGATTAGTTCCAAGAATGAATGCATGGTGGTTCCTGCGCTCCAGAGCCTCCCTTCAATGATAGAAAGGTGCAGGGATAGTGAAGCTGAGGACTCTGAAGAGATGCTCAACATCATCGAGAACTATTACCAGCAGATGGTTGCACTGGAATTGATCTTCAAGAAATTGATCGAATATACAGAAAGTATCAGGGCTGAGGTGAATAAAAGATGAATCCGAAAGTAAGACCTTTATGTTTATTCCTGTTCGTTCTTGCCATTGTTTTAACAGGAGTGGCTGCAGCTGAATTTACCGGCGGGGAGATATGCGTAAACGCAGAGATAAAGGAATTAATTCCCAGTTCGGTAGGCATTGATGAAGAATTCACCCTTGCTATTGATCTTGAGAGCTGTGGTTCCAAAGCCCCTGAGGATATTACTTTTGAAATCATCAGCATCCCTCCTGATATCATAGTCACAGAATCTCTGGTCACCAGAATTGCTGAATTCTCATATCCTACAAGTGAAAGACACCTGGTATACCACATGAGGACAACTCCTGATGCAAACCCAGGTCCTCATATTATCAAGATGAAACTGACATATGCAAATAAAGAGCTTGAAACCACAAAGTATTATGAAGTTGATGTCAGAGTGACAGGTGAGGATGCAGAACCAAGGATCTCTTCAGTCACTACCAATCCTGAATATATCTATGAAGGAGATACTGTCGATCTGACACTGGGTATCGAGAACTTCGGCGAAGCTATTGCAAAATCCGTCTCTGTTAGTGTTGATCATGGTTTTAAAGGGATCAAGAACTCTACGATCGGAACCCTTGACCTGAATGGCAGTCAAACTGCATTGTTCAAGTTCAAGGCAGACCGTGCCGGGGAATTCAACATCCCTGTAATCATAGAATATGAAGATGATTTCGGCAAGCAAAGCGATGAATATGACATTACAATAACCATACTTGACAAAAAAGGAAGCCTTAATCTTGCATCTGTGAAGGTCGATCCTGTTATACCTTATGTGGATGACACTGTCGAGCTGACTATGAGGATCGAGAATTCCGGTGACAGGAAAATAAATTCGATAAGGGTCTATGCCGATCATCCATTCATGGGTTTAAAAGAATCCTTTATCGGAACCCTTGATCCTAATGAGGATGGTCCTGCAGTGATCACTTTCATAGCTGATGAGGCAGGGGAATACGAGATCCCTGTTACCATAACCTATATCGATGATTTTGGTGAAGAACAGGTTGAAACGAAGGTCAGCATCATCGTAATGGAAAGCAATAGCGGGGTAGGATCAGCTGTGCTCGTCCTTCTCGTCCTGGCAGTTATTGGAGGATTGGTCTACTATAATTACAGGACAAAAAGGTCAAAGGATGAGATTATCAAGCAGTTAATGGAAGGTAGCAATAATTCTGCTGGTAAAAAAGAAGATGAAGGGGAAGATGAAGAATAAGAGGTCTCCAATATGATGGACGATATCAGGGTGGGAGCTCTCATTGCAGCAAGCACTGTAAAAAGAGGGAACAAAAAAACACTTATGTTCATAGTTTTTGTTCTCTCGCTAATTTTTATGAACTTAGTGTTTCTCCCATCAATGATAGGGGGAATGATGGTTCTATTTACTGCATATATGCAGGACTACCCTTACGGGGATGTTGTCATTGAACCATCAGGTGACAACACCTACATCAACGATGCTGACAGCGTCTTGCAGAAGGTCCGGGCTGTCGAAGGAGTGAGGGCCGCAACAAAGAGATTGGATGTGGGGGCATCTATTGAGCACAAACAGAATGTCGTGGGTGTTACTTTAACAGGACTGCATCCGACAGAAGAGTATGAAATTTCGCGATATCCGTATATTATCACTGAAGGAGATTTCCTGGGGGATCTTTCCCGGGATGAGATCATCATTGGTGCAGCAATCGCAGGTACAAGTCCGGTTTTTGGAGAAATATATGATGACCTGGGTGAAGCCAGGGCAGGATCGCTTGTTGATGTAACATATAGCAATGGCGTAAAAAGGACCTATAAGGTCAAAGGCATCATGGAAGGAACATTTGAACTTGTTGACCTTAATGCCCTGGTTCACTACAAAGAGATCGAAGAGGTGTATGGTCTGGAAGGGAGCAAAGCTACCAGTGTGGTTGTAA
This genomic interval carries:
- a CDS encoding ABC transporter permease, translating into MMDDIRVGALIAASTVKRGNKKTLMFIVFVLSLIFMNLVFLPSMIGGMMVLFTAYMQDYPYGDVVIEPSGDNTYINDADSVLQKVRAVEGVRAATKRLDVGASIEHKQNVVGVTLTGLHPTEEYEISRYPYIITEGDFLGDLSRDEIIIGAAIAGTSPVFGEIYDDLGEARAGSLVDVTYSNGVKRTYKVKGIMEGTFELVDLNALVHYKEIEEVYGLEGSKATSVVVRVDEPGTEEQVQDKIRDAGVNEQVFTWADKSETLIKQAMQSMGAIDVMSKFVSLIVGAALILIIIYINILNRKKEIGILKAVGITPRSIVLSYAFLSMFYVSLGILAGLVLYFSLMLYFQANPVIFYETMEIRPVIDPMLLIQSIITMLTLSVIAGTLPAWSVSKESILKAIWGR
- a CDS encoding COG1361 S-layer family protein codes for the protein MNPKVRPLCLFLFVLAIVLTGVAAAEFTGGEICVNAEIKELIPSSVGIDEEFTLAIDLESCGSKAPEDITFEIISIPPDIIVTESLVTRIAEFSYPTSERHLVYHMRTTPDANPGPHIIKMKLTYANKELETTKYYEVDVRVTGEDAEPRISSVTTNPEYIYEGDTVDLTLGIENFGEAIAKSVSVSVDHGFKGIKNSTIGTLDLNGSQTALFKFKADRAGEFNIPVIIEYEDDFGKQSDEYDITITILDKKGSLNLASVKVDPVIPYVDDTVELTMRIENSGDRKINSIRVYADHPFMGLKESFIGTLDPNEDGPAVITFIADEAGEYEIPVTITYIDDFGEEQVETKVSIIVMESNSGVGSAVLVLLVLAVIGGLVYYNYRTKRSKDEIIKQLMEGSNNSAGKKEDEGEDEE
- a CDS encoding GbsR/MarR family transcriptional regulator; translation: METAKKEFQNLVYQSMKSYGLDDLSSKLLAALYSAPDPLTLDDLSKTTGYSFSAVSAAMKLLTGVKLVEKSKLSGSKKLYFSIQRDMLTLSINAISSKNECMVVPALQSLPSMIERCRDSEAEDSEEMLNIIENYYQQMVALELIFKKLIEYTESIRAEVNKR